The Moorena producens PAL-8-15-08-1 genomic interval GCCATCTTATGGCTAAAATTGGCCTGCCTTTCTTTGAGCCACTCTTGTAAGCGCAGCTGCGTCATAGGATTGTAAACCGGGAGTTGCAGGTCTCGTAACAATTCTGCTGCTCCATAGTCTGACAGCACGCGGTCATCGGAGCCTTGCAACGCTTCTGCCAGCTGAATCGGATGCTGCACTCGCGACACATTAATCACACCGCTGAAGCGCTGAGATTGACCTTCCATCAGGGACGCACTCATCCGGATTTGCCCATCTGATTGCAACACCGAACCGGTGCCAGCATTAAAGCGCGGGTCATCTTCTAACAGTTGGCAGCCTCGGACAACAGCATCAGTCGCACTACTACCGTTCACTAACAAGGCATAAATCTCCTCAATAATTGAGTGGAGGGACTTGCGAATCGCATCAGCCCCTCCTTTGCCTTTTATAGAACTACCAGCACCACCGTGGATAATGACTTTGGGACACACCGTCTTCACAAACATACACAAAAATGAAGAAAAGATTAAGGATTAAAACATTTAGTGTGAATTATGAGAACCTGGTATGTCAAGTATGAAAATATACAAAACACGAAAACTTCTCTGAAGAAACCTTTGGAACTAGCCCTGGTTATCCTTGATCCCTCATCCCTGCTTCACACCAGATTTCCTTCTGCGACAGCGCTCTGAGCAATATTTGACTTCCTCCCAACAATCTTGCCATTTTTTGCGCCATGTAAAGGAACGTTGACAAACAGGGCAAATTTTTGTTGGCAGGTTCGATTTCAATTGCTGGCGTGTCATATTAGTTTTATTATAAATCATGAATAGCTTATATTGTAACAAATTATTAAGTTATCTCAAGTTTATTTAATAATTTTTACAAAACTTAATTGTATGCCAGGGCAAACCCATCTAAATTCCACACCCCTTATCCAGTCAGGATTTGATCAATTCATGAACAGCAGGACTCGATTGCTGAAATCCTAACAAGTGCCTACCTTTCAAACATAAGATGCGAAAGCCGCTGAATTATATGCAGGTTAATTGTTAATCGTTACTTGGTAATTGGTAATCGTTAATTAGTAATCGTTAATTGGTAATTGACCATTTTTCAGGTTTGATTGTCTATAGACATGTCCATATAGGTTGTGAAATCTCACGGAAGCAGGATGCCCACAATAACAATGATTTTGGGTATTTTTCGTTTATTGATGTTCACAACTCGTTTATAAAACGATTTTTTTGTCATACTTATGAGGTACAAATTCCTGGGTTTTAGGGATTAAGTGGTAGGGAATTGGTAGTAGGAAATTAGGAGTATGTAATTAGGACTAGGCAATTGGGACTAGGCCATTAGGAGTAGGAATCAGCTAATTGACTGTACATAATTACTAGGAGAAATGCTATAGTGATGGACAAAAGAAATCTTCTGACCTTTCCCAACCCATCGATAACAATTAATCAAACTAACCATTAATTAAGCTAACAATTAATCAAAGAACCTATGCAACCTATTCGACAAGGCGACGTTATTTTACTTCCTGTAGAGCAAATAAATGGACAACAGTTACCTCACCTAACCCTAGCAGAAGGGGAGGTAACTGGACATTCCCATCGCATCAGTGACGGTGTTGCTAAGTTATACGAAAAAAAGGGCATTCTTTATCTACAAGTTCTCTCAGAAACAGCAACCTTAACTCACGAAGAGCATAAGCCAATTGACCTTCCCCAAGGTAGCTGGATGGTGCGAATTCAACGGGAATATGAACCTCAAGGATGGCGATATGTTGCTGACTAACGATGCTTAATCTCATCTTTGAGGGAGTAGGGAGTAGGGAGTAGGGAGTAGGGAACAAAAATTTTCACATTTCCTACACGGATCCTTATAAAACTTGATAACTTGTAACTTGTAACTTGTAACTTGTAACTTGTAACTTGTAACTTACTAATTACCAATTACTAAGCATATGCTTACGTTTAGACAAGTTAAACAAGCTCTAATCCTTAAACTTTTTCCAGTCGAACCAAAGCATTGTAGTCTGGAATATCCACTTCAGGCGATCGCTTGCGTTTATCCAATAGCACATTTCCCTCAGGCCAATGTACCTGTAAATTTCCTGGTGTAATCGGTGCGATATGGATGTGTCCTTGGAATTGACCCTGTTGATTCCTCAGAATTACAGCATCGCCATGGTTTAATCCCAGTTTTTTAGCATCCACCCGACTCATCAGCACGGCCTTTCGCTTTGCCCCAGTAATGGCATCTTTCTGTTCTTGCACCATGCTGTTAAATTGTTTACCTCGCCTGGTGGCTACTAGGAAATGACCGTCTGGCAGTTCTCGCTTCGGTGGAGATAAAGGGGAAAAATGGGCTAAACTATCCGGTGTGGGGAAATTCCAGCCAAAGCAAAGATGGGAACCGCCATACTGGAATTGATCACCGGCTTCCTTCAGATGTTGGATACCAGCATACTGGGGGATAACCTGGGCAATTTCTGCCCGAATCGCGGCTGTGCTATCAAAGTGTAATTTATCTGCCAAATCGGGACGCACTCGCCGTGCTAGTTCCATAAAGACTTCCCACTCCGGACGGGCTTCCCCAATCCGAGGGCCAGGAATTTCTGGACTGAAAATCACCCTTCTCTCGGTACTGGTTTCAGTTACTCCCCCTGGGATTTCGTAGCGAGTCGTGGCGGGTAACAAGACTACGGTTTCTCCAGGTTCTACTAACATTTGACTGGAGAGGACAATATCCATATGGACTCTCAGAGGGATTCGCTGTAGTGCCTCTTTGATATAATCCGGTTCTGGCAACACTTCCAGGAA includes:
- a CDS encoding DUF2256 domain-containing protein; the protein is MTRQQLKSNLPTKICPVCQRSFTWRKKWQDCWEEVKYCSERCRRRKSGVKQG
- a CDS encoding isoaspartyl peptidase/L-asparaginase; the protein is MFVKTVCPKVIIHGGAGSSIKGKGGADAIRKSLHSIIEEIYALLVNGSSATDAVVRGCQLLEDDPRFNAGTGSVLQSDGQIRMSASLMEGQSQRFSGVINVSRVQHPIQLAEALQGSDDRVLSDYGAAELLRDLQLPVYNPMTQLRLQEWLKERQANFSHKMAGVIAEDELVTSSEARRGTIGVVVLDSRGHLAAGTSTGGKGFERIGRVSDSAMPAGNYATGDAAVSCTGIGEDIMEECLAARIVVRVTDGSSLVNAMERSFKEARKNQRDFAAIALDANGAIAWGKTSEVLLAAYHSGEKIVDTLNMTKDVEFLSI